GACGCAACAATCTCTAGAGCCTGGATTCAGAATTGTACAGCTGCCGTAAACTACTGTCAACTATGGATAACTTGTGCAAAAGAGTGGTATAGATTGCAAGATATGTTTAACATTATCAGATAATTGATGGGCCACTTTCTGGATCAGGTCGCTGAAAGTAATTTGATAAATGTCATTTATTCAATTATACTTGTGCAGAATTCATTTATTTGCAACTCATGCATGTTTGTGTACGTGTAACATATCAGACAGAATCCTCCCAGGGCAGGTTGTATTGGTTCCTTGACTCTAGACGGTCTCTAGGTCCTACGATTACCTTCAAGCTCCGACCACCGATTTCTTTGGAATATGGTCTCTTGAAGTGAGGCCTTGCCCTTTTAGGTTTAAAAACATGTGGCTTTCTCGTCCTTCCTTTATATCCTTCTTTCATTCTTGGAGGATTTTGGAAGACGCGGTAAACGAAAAGGGTCGTTTTATGAAGAAGTTGAGGTCCTTAAACGGCACTTAAAACTTTAAAACCTTACTACTTAAGGAAATGTCCGGCTTAATAAAGCAGGAACTTGGAGAGAAAATTTTGGATGAGCTTAGGAAGAAGGTGGGCTTAAAGGCTTGAGGAGGTCATTCACAAGTTCGCTCAATGGATTTGAGTCCTATCTCGTAGTTTGTTGGGCATGTTTGACAGGCTTTAAGGTCTATGGTATGGGAACTTTTAGGCTATGATGGAAAAGGTTTTGATGTCCTCCTTTGAAGGAAGAAAGGCAAAGTCATTTGGTAGGCTTGATTTATTACGGTGATTTAGAAAGAGAACCATTACAAGGGAAATATGGAAGGTTATCGGGTTTATTGTCTCCCTTTGGGCCTCGATGTTTAAGGTCTATCGTAATTATCATGTAGGCTTTATTCTTTTGGATCGGAGTCCTATCTCGTAGTTTGTTTGGCATTCTTTTTATGCCCTTATATGTTCTTTTATATATCTGAATGAGTCTTATTTGTGGACATGAATCACTAATATTTGTGAACAAAGGTACATCTAAAACGACTACCTGCACACACAGTCATCAGAGCATTCAGTTTTACAATTTGTGCATCCAAGCCCATCAGCAACACCAGTATCCCGCTTCTTCTTTACTAGATAAATATCTtgtctcagttaagacaaaTAGCATGATTACTCCTAACGAAATTTTAGTTAAAACTACTAACCAATAGTAAACTAGCAGTCTAATGAAGTCTTAGAACCTTATTCAAACTAAATGAGACATGTCCTTGATGGAATGAATAACTTTTATCAATACAAAAAGGCTTGGATGAAACTTTTATGACAATGTGTTTCCACGTTATCTTATGAATCTTGACTATAATTTACTCTTGTAACAGTTCAAATATAAGTTATGTAACTAACAGCACAAAAGGATACTGCGCCTTATGTGAGTGTATGGCGGTGGCTCCATTTTTTTCTCGGCATCTTTCCATGTTATGTCAATCTTGAATTCCTCATCAACATAGGGAAGAGGCAAGCGCAAAAATACCTCCTAAATTTGAAGTAAAAAGAAATTTCATGAGATACACATTGTACTGAAAGGAATAAGAGCACCTGTAACAATGTAAATTTAGATTCAAATGCAAGCATGTTCCATatgttctctattgattttggTATATCTTTTCGGTATAAAAACCACCCACGTTAAACAAAGAACATGAAAAGATTGACATGAGAAAAACTAACTGCATATTTTAGTTCAAATCAATAAATTAACTTGACCAAAAAACTTCAAGTGaacagaaaataaaagaaaatggcaCGGCTAGAAAGCTCAAATGGAAAATGAGAGTATGCTCGAAGGCACATATGAATTGCGTCACCCTCACATGCCCAAGGTGTCGGTTTTCATCAAGATAAAATGCCAATAAAAAAATCTCGAGAACAAATAAAGATGTTGAATTCCAAAGGTCAAAGGGCATGATCTCAATGCtttgaaaattcaaaaagtAACATGAATACTCAACACATTCACCAGGTAGGCAGTAAGAGAACCTAACAGAGTAAATTGCTTGTGAATCGAACCTCTAGGTCGCTTGTTGACACTGCATGCTGCCCATTCAACAAATATAATAGTCCTGTCAGCCAGCCTAAAGAATAAACATACAAATGCAGAAGGAAAACttcaacaagaaaaaaaaataaaaaaagaggtCAAAGACAAGATTAACTAGCAGATATAAAATAAGCATTAAAACAAGGCACCGTCAAAATGAATAGCTGAAAGAAGTTATAAGCCTGAAAGGTATAAGGTGTCAAAAAGTGAATATCACCATTGCCGGATAAAACAACAAACTAAGCTTCATAATGCATCATAAACTTCAGAAATTATCAGTCACTCACTGGAGATTGAATTGCACAGTAAAACAAAATACAAGAAAATAACGAATGCAACATTATTTTACAAGGACTTTGCAAAGAGCAAGATCCATATAGGCATGCTACAATAAGAAGTTTGTCTTTAATAGAAACAAGTGATCGTTTCATTTTGCAATTGGTAATGACCACAAAGAAGTTATAGCCTACTCAAATCAGAAGGTCCGTAATTATCAAGGACATTAAGCATGAGATACCATCTTCAAACTCAAGACAAGAAAATAACCTGTGCAACATTATTTTACAAGGACTATGCAAAAAGCAACATCCATATAGGCACGTTGTTGCCAGCCATGTGATACGCTACCATAGTATAAGAAGTTTatcttcaaaagaaacaagTTTTTAGCATTTGGTATGACCGCAAAGAAATTATGATTTTAAATAAGGGCTTCCATCTGAAGAACTTAAAGCATACTTAAACCAGAAGTTTCAGATTTATCAAAGACATTGAGCATGATATGGCATTTTTAGAGATAGAAGCAAATACAATTTTAGAGGTGAAGgatagaagaaagttgaccttTAAGTCCACTCGCCAGTCGGTTGGATGCCTCCAGCAGATGGCTCTTCCAGGttgattttttaaatggatcacTTTATCCGGCCATGGTGCACATTTATCATGTGATGCTATAGTGCAGCGTATGCACTTCCAGTGTAATCTTTGTTTGCATATAAAGCACTCCTGTTTTACCggaaaaataaacatatatttatttgcaTGCCGGTGTTTTCCACTGTTTGATAAAAGCTCTGTCCTAAAGTGCACCAACAATAATTCTATGTTGAATTATAAAAATACCACAGACGAGTCCTAATGTCATAGAATGTAGCAAGATTCTGTAAATAGAATCATTTATCTACCGCAAGACTATAATAAAACCATATTAGTAATAGATAATCATACAAACAACTAAAAGCAACTATGCTTGAATATAATTCAACTACTTCTATGATCAGTAACTTCTTAACCAATTTAGCTAATCCTAGTGTAGATTAATTTGACTGTCTTAATGTAGGATGAATAAAGCCCGTCCTGGTGCAATAAGATGATACAAATACTAACAGATTAGATCAATGTTCATAGACATATGATAATTATCCTAGTGTTTATCTTATTAGGTCTTAAAATTATTATGAAAATGGGAACAGAAGGGGAACTGTCAGCTAGTGATGTGAATATGCAGCTCAAGCTAATTGAGGACTATGCTGTAATGAAGATAAAAGAACCCTTTGTATGGGCCATGAAGATGTATATGTCTGTGGTTCCATATGAAAAGAAAATGTGTGGTTTAACAGATGATAGAATAAAAGATTACATGTTGAGGGCACTTGAACTTTCTGTGACCTGAGAACCCCAAGCTGTCCTTTGCACACATGGCATGGTAAACTCCTCCACAGCCGCGAATACTGCACTCAACATCCTCTCCAGGAAATATATATCTGTGGCAACACAAACATTCTTTTTCTACCTGTAGCAGCCAGGAGAAGGAACAAATTAATTAGCATAACATTTTGGATTTCAGTTCAAGCTTCATGTTTACAATCTTCAATTAACAGACATGCCCATTCATGCAAGTCAAGAAAAAGCAACAACTTTAACATGAGTGGGggcaaaatttttaatttttttcatcaGCAACTTAAACAAATATCCTTTATCACTACATCCGAATCCTTTGTTCCTCGAGCATTCCTCAAAAGAATGTGAACTAATCCAACACATACTTCCACGAAAACATCTAGCTCATCTTTGcctaatttaaataaaaatagagttcCTTATCAAGAATCAAGGAGAAGGATCTCCACAAGCTGAACACTAAATCAAGTACGCCATTTGCTCAATCTATCGTCACTAATATTGCATTATATAAAATCAGATAAAAGAAATAACCATTTTCCGAGTGCCTTGGAGAAATGGGAATGAACATCGAGACTCGGGAAGGCCGGAGTCTTGCTTTCTCCGAACCCAAGATTTCACATGGTCTTCCAAATTCTTGCCGCCGTAGTTCCTTTTAGATCGGTCCAATACATCTCCAGTCTGGGTTGAAACCCTAATCTCAGTGCCTGGGCGGACCTCATCCTCGTTGGGAAGTGAGCATTGAAAGCCTTGGCTGGAAACAGAGTCAACAGGGAGAGATTTGAGAGATTTTTGGGAAATGAAGGAAGATGTAAGATTATTAGGGTCGAGAAGTGGTTTGAGATTGGGGGAAGGAGTGAGCGCAAGAGATTGAGAGAGTGAAAGGTTGGCTAAGTCtggcattttctttttccttgaGAAAAACAAGCAAACAAAAAAAGTAGGAATGGAGCGAAGTAGATGAGACTAAATTGGGCGGGAAATCTGAAATTATTTATCTCCTAATCTCATGCATGttctactttttaaaaaattcaatatAGTCTTTgttaatgtattttttttcaattttaaactaTGAGGTGACATTTTTGTTAAGATGATTATGTCttcttgtttttgtttcaaTCTCCATTTTCTAATCGCTTTGTTTTGAGTTCTTACGTGTTTTCAATTAGTGTTAAACATGAAGTCTCAACTAAAATtacaattttattcaatttaattGTTCCTTCTACTAGTTGCTCCAGGTAGAAAGAAGAATGTTTATGTTGTCGAGTTATTTGCAACGCTCCTTTCTTTTTAAGTTCATGgtcaaaataaacaaattctcACCTACCCAAGTGAACAATTAACCAAAATATTGTTTAAACTTTATTTCTTCATAGATGAGAGGCTTTTGAAATTTGTGTGTAGTCTAAACTGCTATCATGGATCGATTAATAATAGTAATTGTGAAAAAAATGAGAGAATAATGCAATGACTTTAGGTGGAAAACTTTAAACATATTAAGGTAAAAGCCTCGTGGAATGGTAGAATAATTCAAATAGAAGTTACAAACTCTATTTCTCATTGAAAAATACATATATCTCTTACTATTTTATGATGGTTTACCTAACATGGATCCTTGTTTATTTGAGGTGTGTTTGGGGTGCAAATTTAGGAGAGTATAATGGATTATTTTAGACTACTCCACGTTTGGGGAATGGATTAAACAAAAGGGGATTAGAGTTATTTCACTTCCTGCCACACATTGTTTCACTCTCTCGACTGGATGCATCTCAAAACcattaaaaattttgtttttcttaggGTCAATCTCGACCGAGATCAACCCTGAGAttatttttgaatttaaaaactattttgagGAAATTTCTCAGTCTCTCTTGGGACATCTCGAGACAACCTTAGTCTGAGATCATAAAACACTAGCTTATGTTCTTAAGCTCGAGGCTATCTCGGGCGATCATACTACATTAGCTTATGTTCTTTAGTTCGGGGCTATCTCGGACCAACTTTGGTTTGGGATCATATTACATTAACTTGTCTTATTAAGCTTGGGGTTATTTCGGGTTAACTTTAGCTCGAGATCATACTACATTAGTTTATGTTCTTTAGCTTGGGGCTATCTCGGGCTAACTTTGGCCCAAGATCATACTACATTAGCTATAGCGCTGAGGTTGCCCCAAGATGTCCTCAAGAGAGGTTGAGAAATTCCCTTCAAATAGCTTTTAATTTTGAGAAGAACCTCAGGGTCGATCTCGACCCAGATTGACCctgagaaaaacaaaaatttcaattgTCTCGACATGCACCCGGACGAGAGAATGGAACGGTGTGGCAAGGAGTGGAACAGTGTGCGTGGTAGGGATCTCGAAGTAAAATAAGGGGAGTAAAATAACACTAATCCCCTCTTTTGCTAATCTATACCCCAACTGCGATGTTGGGCTAAAATAACTCATCCCACTCTCCTCAAATCTGCACTAGTAGACTATTATAAGTTACTTCTCGCTTCAAAACGTGTTCTTGTAGTTTAAAGATACTTAACCATAAAGTAAATCTAACGGCTAAGTATGTTAAAGATGCACGAAAGATCTAAAAACTACTAATTAGTTTGAAACAAGGTATAAACTTTAATTACCTAAAATTGACTCCACGAAACCTTTTaaccataaatttgatttttgatagttataaaatataatttaaccTACTGAGCAAACACAAACAGAAATAATGGTCTGAGATATTAAATGCATCGAAAAAGAGAATTCAAACTCGTTTTCAACACTATTTTTTGCAAGACAATCCaatttattttagataaagaAAATGGCGTAGGCgggaattttaaaattttgcaaaGGCGGCTTAGCCTACCATTGCTTTTCAACCATCATTTTTTGCCACCTCCCCAAAGCCCCTTCTTTTTTACTCATATATCACAACTACAAAAATTATACCTAATTGTTTTACttcattttaaatatatagaaaatctaaatataacaaaattcatttTTCATGAATTACAAATTTCAGTTATGGTTTccataattttatttgaataatAGTTGCTGGGATAAGAAACCAACCTTCAAACTCTCATCAACTAGTGTAAGTTAAATTAATTCATGTATTTATTATTAATCtcatctatttattttttatatatacattaacTATTATTTGGACAGTATCATAACTAAGCTTAAAGTATCGATAAATatgtataataaaaaaaaattataacactgtgaaatttaaattcaatattATGAGATAATAAGAAGTTAATccaaataataagaagaagaaagggaagaattATTTATATTAGATAACAAGCGGTTAGCACAGAGTTGAATACAGTTTGTAGCCATTGACATGAATCATAACCACAATTTCATCGGTATATCAATCATTCTTTcgtcaaattaaaaaaaaaatatatatatatatatatatatatatgtatatgtatgtaatAATCAACAAATGCTAAAAAGTCCTCAATCTAATTCTAAAACGAATGTTCCAGACAATCAATTAATTATTCTCCCCATCGCATTCCTTCTAATCGACGAAATCGTAATGCGATAGCGGCGGCGGAACGAAAGAATTGAAGTCGCTAAACATTGCATCATCCGCTTCTCCATAGCAGTAAGATCCCGAGGTCTCACACGCAAAGAAAGTCTGGACATCGTCCGGAAATAAACATCGCCGCTGTTCGAGCTGCTCCGATGACGACGGCGTCGAAGGACACTCCGCCGCGGAGTTCATCTCCATCATTTCCTTGAACTTGGAAGATTGGAGGAGGAGGCCGAGAGCTGacgtggtggtggtggtggtgttGGTGGTGGAGGTGGTCGATCGGTGCGAAGGGGGTAAGGCGATTGGTTCGGGCGTCGCTGAATCGGTGCTGCTTTGGTTTTGGTCCGATGGGAAGAGGGCTAGGTCGAGTTCTTGCTTAGGGCTTGGGAGGATGGAATCGACGGTTAGGATGCGGTTGTTGTCGTAAACGACGTCGTTACTTGGTTTTAGCCATTTGATGTAACGGCTTAGGTCGAAATTGGTAACGGCGTTAAGTCCACGGTATTCTATGGCTGCGATATCGTACGCCGTAGCTGCTTCTTCTTGCGTCGCTACCAAAAttcaagtttcaaattcaaataattAGATTATAATCATTTACTTCCCcaatactcttttttttcttcacatACATTCAATTTCAGTTTATATTAATTGTAAAATACAATTTTATagagaatatatatacatgaagAATACATTGTCATATTCGACCATGGTATTGCTTGTTAGCATATgacaaaaccaaaagaaaattaGTTCCTAAATTTTTAAATGTTACTTTGAAAAACTTTGAGCTTATTTCAACTCTACATGAATTTAATAACATTATAATTTTAGTTTCGATATTTAAATTTCTatccaaataaattttaaaatcacgtctggttaataaatttaaaataattaaaatataataatcaaTTAAGTTTAACTAATTTTGATCGTCCTTAAACTTTGATTTGAAACAACACCTCATATTATACAGTGAAAAAATTGATGTCAGAAGTGTTAAAACTGAAAACCTAAAGACCAAAATGGAAACAAAACTTAAATCCGGTCAAATGTAATAACATACCATCTTATAATTGAAAgacaaaattaaaactaaatgaGATAAACTCAAACTCTAACCATTAAATGAGAATATCTTTTCACTAGAAAAAAAGGGCATGGATTTTACGTATTGTTCTCTTTAGCCTTTGTAGTAAAAACTCATCTATGGCAATAATTCATGAATATATTAAATATCGATAAATTAccatattcatatttaattaaaactttattatatttacaactaCAAATTAAACACACAACTTAACATAGTCTAAAATAATAATCTACAAACGAATGACAAGTGACTAAACTTCACTTTTGTATAAtaatcaaaattaaacaatcaagatACAACGCCAAAACGCTAACCACTAAAATAGTACTAAGTCCAACTCAAATAGAGTTTAACTATTAAATTCAACGAATTAATCTtatgttatttaaaatataagtatagttgaagaaattttttataaaacaaagtataggattaatgaataaaaaattaaaattgtatatattatatcataCATAAATACATACACACCATATGTTCCAAGATAGAGATACTTGTTGCCAAACACCCTGCCAATCCGAgcttcccatctaccattgtgATGGTGTctacaaattcaacaaaaatcaaacataaaaagaaaaaagcattAACATGgtaaatcaaattaaatattcCATTAAgcaaattaaaaacaaattaaattaccTAGCAACGCCTCTGTATTTAGAAACCCCCCGAGAAAACCCACTGCTTTTTctacaaattaaattaattatcaaCATTAATTAGCTACATTGATCAAATTCAATTACCTTAGTTATGCTTTGAAACTTAAATATAATTAaccaaaaaaatcaaaattaaaccTTCTCAAGGACCCGATGTATTCTTCTCTTGATTGGCCCTCCATGTCCTTCAGCTCTTTTTGGTACGTGGTTAGCTGAAATTACAAAAGTAATATAAACTATAGGATTtggtttattatttattacatGTCTATGTAGTtgagaagaaaataataataataataataattcaccGGAAAATTAAGAATGGTTTCTTGGCCCCAATATTTTAGAGCTGCGAGGTCGTAAGCGTGGGCTGCTGCTTCCTCGTCGTCGTATGCACCTTTTCAAAAATACCACCAAAAGAGGGTCAGAATTAACACTCATTAATAAATGTATTAGAATATTAATTAATAgcttttattaaattaaattgcaATTATGATAACTAAATAAATAACTTACCAAGATAAACTGTGCGTTTTGAGTAGAGCATTCCATCATGAGCGATGCCAAGCCATAGCAATGCAACCAAGTTAGCCAAACAACTTATATTTAAACCTTATTTATCATACTCTATTGTGGAATG
The sequence above is drawn from the Cucumis melo cultivar AY chromosome 2, USDA_Cmelo_AY_1.0, whole genome shotgun sequence genome and encodes:
- the LOC103487324 gene encoding histone-lysine N-methyltransferase ASHR3, with translation MPDLANLSLSQSLALTPSPNLKPLLDPNNLTSSFISQKSLKSLPVDSVSSQGFQCSLPNEDEVRPGTEIRVSTQTGDVLDRSKRNYGGKNLEDHVKSWVRRKQDSGLPESRCSFPFLQGTRKMVEKECLCCHRYIFPGEDVECSIRGCGGVYHAMCAKDSLGFSGHRKFKCPQHECFICKQRLHWKCIRCTIASHDKCAPWPDKVIHLKNQPGRAICWRHPTDWRVDLKHAVSTSDLEEVFLRLPLPYVDEEFKIDITWKDAEKKMEPPPYTHIRRNIYLVKKKRDTGVADGLGCTNCKTECSDDCVCRVQCISCSRACHCRDTCTNRPFRKEKKIKIVKTELCGWGVEAAESIDKGEFVIEYIGEVIDDALCEQRLWDMKYKGMKNFYMCEIRKDFTIDATFKGNASRFLNHSCDPNCSLEKWQVEGETRVGVFAARSIEVGEPLTYDYRFVQFGPEVKCHCGAPNCQRYLGTKKRISAIDLFWGTKRRRTSAARITGDYKADSINHPLRKLLQIFFHHFVSGSAACIHTFASSANSLFKSPKTSIRSFKVKEN
- the LOC103487326 gene encoding AP2-like ethylene-responsive transcription factor At1g16060, coding for MAKSTAQQVQIRESNGNNVVMKTKTKRTRRSVPRDSPPQRSSIYRGVTRHRWTGRYEAHLWDKNCWNESQNKKGRQGAYDDEEAAAHAYDLAALKYWGQETILNFPLTTYQKELKDMEGQSREEYIGSLRRKSSGFSRGVSKYRGVARHHHNGRWEARIGRVFGNKYLYLGTYATQEEAATAYDIAAIEYRGLNAVTNFDLSRYIKWLKPSNDVVYDNNQLDLALFPSDQNQSSTDSATPEPIALPPSHRSTTSTTNTTTTTTSALGLLLQSSKFKEMMEMNSAAECPSTPSSSEQLEQRRCLFPDDVQTFFACETSGSYCYGEADDAMFSDFNSFVPPPLSHYDFVD